GAGGCAGGTATAAAGAAACCCTTCcaacagatgtggaaactgaggctccagggGTGAAACAATTTGTTAAGGCCACATAGACACAAGATGGCCCAAACATTCTCTGGGGAGCAAGACAGGCCCTGACACTACCCTCAAGGAGCACGCTGGCAAAAAAGACTTTAAGTGAGCATTTACTTCACAGAGTGATGCTGAGTGGGGGATCCTGTGAGAACACAGCCCTGgcagtcagggagggcttcctggaggaagaggcaTATAGGTGCAGCCTGAAGGATGAGAGCTTGCCGGGTGATGCATGAGGCCCACGCTTCCGTCCTCTCTCTGCAGCCTTCCTGTCCGCTGGCTTCGGCATACTTGCACCCTCAGAGACCTACCCACTACCCACAACCAGCTCTGGCTGGGAGCCCCAGCTGGGGTCGCCATTCCCATCAGGCCCTTGCACCAGCTCTACTGGGGCCCAAGCTGTGGCCGAGTCCAATGGGCAGGGCCCCAAGAACCCACGTGTGTCCAGTGTGACGGTTCAGTTGGAGATGAAGCCTCTGTGGGAGGAATTCAACCAGCTGGGAACTGAGATGATCGTTACCAAGGCAGGCAGGTGTGAGCAgcaggggcggggcggggcaggggccagggctgGAGCCGTATCCGGCTGCTGAGCACCTCCCTCCTGCAGAAGGATGTTTCCCCCCTTCCAGGTGAAGATCCTGGGTATGGACTCCCTGGCTGACTACGCCCTGCTCATGGACTTCATCCCCCTGGACGACAAGAGATACAGGTGCGGGGACCGGCCTGGGGCGCAGGCTCGGGTCTCAGGTGCTGAGACCAGGAATTAGACCCTTCCTGCACTCCCAGGTGAGGCAGGGGCCTGTCCAAGCAATGTCAGGAAGGCCCAGCATAAGGGCAGGAACACAGACAGGCAACAACAGCctgagggcaggagggagcccagCTCAGGGTACCCAGCAGACTTCCATGGGCAGTAGGCTAGCCTCGGGCAGGCAGCATTCCTTGGGCAGTGGGCTAGCCTTGGGCAGGCAGAGAGGTCTAGCCCAGGGCAGCAGGGGTTATCCTGTCATCCACCAGCCGGGTGCAGCCACAGGGATCTCAGGTCTCAGCaggcttctctgagccttgggtTCCTTAGCCAGGTGTCCACAAGGTGGGCTGGGCAGTGTTGGAGTCAGCAGCAGGCCCTTCACCCCGCCCGTATTGTTCAGGTATGACTCTGGTTAGGGCAGCCCTCACCACCTCGCTGTGCTCCCCAGGTATGCCTTCCACAGCTCGGCCTGGCTGGTGGCGGGCAAGGCAGACCCAGCCACACCCGGCCGCGTGCACTTCCACCCTGACTCACCGGCCAAGGGCGCCCAGTGGATGCGCCAGATCGTGTCCTTCGACAAGCTCAAGCTGACCAACAACCTGCTGGATGACAATGGCCACGTGAGGCCCGGGCCACGGCGGAGACGGAAGGGCCTGGGGTCAGGGCTGGTGGGGCCCTTGGTGCCCAATGGCCTTGGTGACCATCACCTAGGCCTGCTGCTGGCCAAGGCTGGGCGGGGAGTGGGGGTGGCACAGCAGGGAGGGCTGTCCAGGCAGGTGGAAAAGGGGGTGGGGCCGGGGGAATGTTCCAGCATACGTTGTCCCCCACAAGGAGAGGGAGGGCAATGTATGGAACGCCCAGCCTAGGCCAGGCCGCTATATGTGTGGACACAGCATCATTGACACTTGGTCAAAGAGCCAACAATCCCTGCCCTCACAGAGGTCACttcctggggcaggggcagggtccagAAGACACTGTGTCCAGCATCTCAGATAGGGACAAATGCCAAAGAGAAAGCGGAGCTATGGAAGGGGCGGAGAAAGGGTGCTGCTGCTCTCAGGGGGTGCAGCGAGCTGAAGACCTGAAGGAGGTGGGGACGGAGGGGCCCATGCCTGTCAGAGGggacagcaggtgcaaaggccctgagtcCGGAGAATCCTGGGCCCGCAGAACTGCAAGAGGCACCCATGGGGCCGGAGTGGAGCCAGGAGGGGAAGCCAAAGAGGCGAGTGCCTGAGGGGCCGGGGCTGACTGCTGGGGGCTCTGGCTTTTACCGTGTGGGGTGGAAGTCGCTGGAAGGTTAGGAGCAGGGGGCTATGTGATGTGGCTTCCTAGGCAGCTGTGTGGAGAAGAAACAGAGGGGTAAGGCGGGGACAGAGGACAGGCCAGGAGGCAACCGAGGAAACCAGTGAACGTGACAGTGGCGGGCCGGCACGCAGGCAGCGGGTGGCAGCTGCGATGTGGGGTGTGAGAGGACACGGAGGCAAGGATCCTCAAACACAAGGGGCCTTTAACACAGAACCACAGCCTTTCCAGCTCAGACCCTGCGCCACCATGAAAGGAACAGGGCAGTAGGCCCGGGGCAGGCCTCCAGCTTGGAGGGAAGGACTCCAGCCTCAGGGAGTCCGCTGCGGCCTGCCTCACCTCCGTACCCCTGCTCTGTCCCTTCCACAGATCATTCTCAACTCCATGCACCGCTACCAGCCCCGTTTCCACGTGGTCTTCGTGGACCCACGCAAGGACAGTGAGCGCTACGCCCAGGAGAACTTCAAATCCTTCATCTTCACGGAGACCCAGTTCACAGCCGTGACGGCCTATCAGAACCACAGGGTGGGTGAACCAGCTCGGGAGCACCCGCTGCAGGCCCATTTCACAGGGGTGGAGACTGAGCCCGGAGGCTTGCAGCCCTCACTGGCACAGACTACTGCCCTCCCCACTTATCCTGAGCATCTGCTGTCAGTCAAGGCCCTGCCCGCACTCCTATCAGCTCAGAGTTCCTGGGCCAAGGGGACCGGGTGCCAGGGAAGACAAGGTGGCTGAGCCTGGCTCAGGGCCAGCCCCACAACTGCACTTTGTCTCCTGCAGATCACCCAGCTGAAAATCGCCAGCAACCCTTTTGCCAAGGGCTTTAGAGAGAGTGACCCGGACTCCTGGTACTGTCTGACCCCGACCCTAGCCCCTCACTCCCAACCCCAGGCATATCCTAAGGCCTCAGTTCCTGACCCTTGTTTCAGGGTCACACCCTCTGACCCATCCTGGGGCCCCACCATCTGAATCTGGCCATGATCCCTGGCCTGGGTTCTTCCCCTTGATCCCCTCCCCCAATTCCTGCTCGCTCCATCTTCAGGCCTGTGGCCCCACAGCCCCTGCTCAGTGTCCCAGCCCGGAGTCACAGCAGCCTCAGTCCCTGTTTGCTGAAGGGCGccacagagaggaagaaaggtaAGGCTCCAGGCCTGCAGACAGGGGGACTAAGGCGTACACGGTGGGCGGGAAGCAAAGGGACAGGACCTTCAGGAAGGGGCTTGAGCAGCTCAGCAAACCCACAGGGCCCCTGTGTGGACACAGAGGGGGAAGCAAACATGCCTAAGACAATATGGGGCTCAGAACAGACAGCACAGGCAGGGGGTGCCAGGCGGGCTTCCTGCAGGAGGTGGCTCCCAAACTGGGCTTTGGAAGACTGGGAAGCGTTTGGACAGAGGGAGAAGGTGAAGAAGAAATTCCAGATAGAGGGAAAAGCAAGGGCAAAGGCTGAGAGGTAGGTAACTTgggaaggaggagcaggaaggGACCAGGGCAGGCCTGGGATGAGGGCTGAGGATACGATGGGAGGCCCAGAGTCCACTCAGACCATTTCCTCCCTCAGACCCCAACAAAGCTTCAGCTTCCACCTCCAGGACCCCTGCTCGGCTCCATCATCAGCTGCTGCCCCCATCTGAGGCCCTGCTGGCCCCAGCCACCTACAGGCCTGTCACCTATCAGAGCCTGTACTCTGGAGCCTCAAACCACCTAGGGATCCCAAGGACCCGACCGGCACCATACCCCCTCCCCAACATCCGGGCTGATAGTGATCAAGGaggcctgcctctcccagctggGCTGGGGCTCCTGTCCCCCACTGTGGTGTGCCTGGGGCCTGGCCAGGACTCCCAGTGATGGCAGAAGCCCTGTGGGGAAGCCCTGCTACCCTGGACCTTACACCCGGCGTGGGAATCAGCCTCTGCCCCACCCCGTCCAGCCCCACCTCTGTCTCAAGGACAGCAGAGTAGGTGAAAGTCTACAGAAAGAGACTacctgcccagggtcacagcAAGGCTGAGACCATGGCAAGCTTGGAACCAGGCCTTCTACCTCCCAACCCCAGCAGCCTGAATACTGTGCCCTCTTGCTTTGGGGGTAACTCCCAAAAACCCTGCCTTACCTCTCTCTTCCCCCTAACATTAAACTATTTGGCACGAGTGGTCAGAGCACTTCCGTCCTCGTGGTCAGGGCGGGGCCCTCAGGAACTCCCAGACCCATCACAGTCCCCACATCAGCCCTGTGTAGGCATCCCGAAGCTCTGCTCAGTGCCGTCCGCATCCCTGGGAGCACACAGTGATATTAAAAGTGGTGACTCCAGCCCAGTGGCAGGGCTGCACTTGCCCAGATGAGGATCGAAACTGGCGCTCAGAGAGGCACGGGAtctgctcaaagtcacacagcagggCATGGCGGACACCCGCCACCCCACGTTTAAATACTGTGTGCAAGGCTGGGGTCATCTGGTCCCCAAGCCCAGGGTCTGGTGGAAGGGTGCGGAACCACGGTGGTCAGTGATCACAGGAGCCGAGGaagggacgggggagggatttGGGAATCCGGTCAAGACTCAAGGCAGGGAGAAGAGCTCTGGACGCTGGGACAAGGAGATCAAAGGCCTGGGCTGGAGTCCGAAGGAGCCTGAGGGAAGACAAGACTGGGAGCGGCGCACGCCACTCAGCGGCACCGGGAGGGAGCACCAGAGGGAGGGCTAGGCCGGACGCTCCTCTCGTGCACCGATCGACCTCGGGGTCCTAGAGGGGCGTTCCCGTGGAATCCCAGCTCCGCACATCCTGGAGCCCCTAGGGGAGGGACGGACCAGCGGGGGCCGGCGAGGCCTCATCAGACACCCCAACGCCAGGACCCAACGGGACCGAGGACGGTCGCCGGGCGCTTCACGGTTCGCGCGGTTCCAGGATCTCGAAGGACACACCCGGCAAGTCCTCCAGCTCCGCGCCCACCTCCCTCCCCGCGGCCacgcccccggccccgcccccggccccggcCCGGCCCTGCCGGTAGCACAGTCCCCCGGGACACGCCTTTCCGGCCACGCCCTCCACCTCGAGCCGCCCCCTCGCTCCCCCTAGTCCTTCTTAGCAAAAACTCCAGtccaggccccgcccccaggCCGCCCCAGCGTCGATTGCCTACAAGGCCCCGCCCCCTAACAGACCCCGTCCCACCGAGGCCCCGCCTTCAAACAGGCCCCGCCCTCGAACAGACCCAGTCCCACCGAGACCCTGTCTCCGGACAGGCCCCGCCCCGGAACAGACCCAGTCCCACCGAGGCCCCCCGACACTGCCGCGGCTCCGCAGCCCCCCGGGCTGGACGCGTCGGGCGGGTGGCCCCTTCTCCCTCTCAGCTTCCGGAGGGACCCGGGCTGATCGCCCCGCCCCAtcctgccccgccccgccccgccccgccccgcctcttCCCTCGCTCGACCCCGCGCCCTCCGCGTCACGGCCGCGCAGGACTCGGCATGCTGCCCGACTGCCTGTCGGCCGAGGGCGAGCTGCGCTGCCGCCGGCTGCTGGCGGGGGCCACGGCCCGACTCCGCGCACGGCCCGCGTCGGCCGCGGTGCTCGTGCCGCTCTGCTCAGTGCGCGGGGTCCCGGCTCTGCTGTATACGCTGCGGTCCAGCCGCCTGACCGGGAGGCACAAGGGCGACGTCAGGTACAGCGGCCAGGAATTCTTTGCCCTTTGCCGGAGGCCGCGGCTGGCAGGGACCTCGGGCAGGGCACTTAGCCCCTTCGAGCCTCGGTTTCCGCCTCCGTAAAATGGGTCTGGGGAGAGCCCCTACGCCCACGGGCTGCGGCGAGGGATCAGCGATCCGTGTGCCTCGGCTCCAGTGCACCTGCCTGGGCGCCACGCCCTCACCGCTTAGACCCCTCGTGCCAGTCCCTGCGCGCACGCCTCAGCCGGGGACACCCCTCTGAGCTGTTTCCCGCTAAGAACGCGGACGCCGCCCCCTGCCGGCGACTACGGAGAGGTTCGGGCCCCGCCCGGCGGGATTTGAGGACATAGTCCCCGAGGACAATGTCAGTGCTACTGGGGCCACCATAGGCCGAATTTGGGTATCTGAGCCCCAGGATCTTCTTGCTCCTGCTGCAGACCCTCTTGTCCTGCGCTGCCCCGGGCTTCTCTTCCTTATCGCCATTGCTCAGGGAGATAAACTGGCCTCCAGAGGTCGTGTGGCTTGCCTGGGGCTTCCCAGCAAACTAGGAGCAGAGGCAGGCGATGCTTTGGTGGGCCACTGGCCCCCCGCACTGCCGACACCCCGACCTCTCCATGGCCCTAAGAGTCCAAGGATCAGACTCCCTGTGTCTGTTTAGTTTCCCAGGCGGCAAGTGCGACCCGGCTGACCAAGACGTGGTGCACACGGCCCTGCGGGAAACCCAGGAGGAACTGGGCCTGGCAGTGCCCGAGGAGCACGTGTGGGGCCTGCTGCGGCCTGTGTATGATCCGGTAAGCCACCTGGCTGAGGCCACCGccccctcattcactcactctgtGCCTGCCCTGGAGCTAGGCCCCCACGGACCAGGAGAGTGGTCATGGACCCCCACAGGCACAAAGTGTGGAGGGGTGCCCCTAACCTGCCTGGTCACATGCGCCACCCCACACAACCCCTTGGGAAGAGATTGGGGAAGCTCTGGTGTCCTGAGTAGAGGTGGCCCAGGGCGACGGGGTGGGCCATCTCTGCTCAGCTTGGTGGATTAGGGTCAGGGAGGCTTCATGGGGTAGGCAGGGATTGAACCTGGGCTTGAATGCCAAGTGGGAGATTGTCCTAAGCAGAGGGAACAGGTCTAGTGCATTTGAGGAGACCTGAGTCAGTCGGCATGGCTGGAGGACACAGGCAGGTGGACCTGAACATCACTACCTAAGGCCTGTGCATGGCAAAGGGGGTCTTCCTCTCAcactcccctccccagccttcaAACCCAACTGAAGCCATGCTTCCCTGACCGCCTGCCCTCTTCCCCAGCAAAAGGCCACCGTGGTGCCAGTGCTTGCTGGTGTGGGCCCACTGGATCCCCAGAGCCTCAGGCCCAACTCGGAGGAGGTGAGCTGGGGGATGTGAGGGGTTGGACTGTTCCAGTTCTCTGTCTaccctctc
This portion of the Macaca mulatta isolate MMU2019108-1 chromosome 14, T2T-MMU8v2.0, whole genome shotgun sequence genome encodes:
- the TBX10 gene encoding T-box transcription factor TBX10 isoform X1, with the translated sequence MAAFLSAGFGILAPSETYPLPTTSSGWEPQLGSPFPSGPCTSSTGAQAVAESNGQGPKNPRVSSVTVQLEMKPLWEEFNQLGTEMIVTKAGRRMFPPFQVKILGMDSLADYALLMDFIPLDDKRYRYAFHSSAWLVAGKADPATPGRVHFHPDSPAKGAQWMRQIVSFDKLKLTNNLLDDNGHIILNSMHRYQPRFHVVFVDPRKDSERYAQENFKSFIFTETQFTAVTAYQNHRITQLKIASNPFAKGFRESDPDSWPVAPQPLLSVPARSHSSLSPCLLKGATERKKDPNKASASTSRTPARLHHQLLPPSEALLAPATYRPVTYQSLYSGASNHLGIPRTRPAPYPLPNIRADSDQGGLPLPAGLGLLSPTVVCLGPGQDSQ
- the TBX10 gene encoding T-box transcription factor TBX10 isoform X2 — protein: MFQHTLSPTRRGRAMYGTPSLGQAAICVDTASLTLGQRANNPCPHRGHFLGQGQGPEDTVSSISDRDKCQRESGAMEGAEKGCCCSQGVQRAEDLKEVGTEGPMPVRGDSRCKGPESGESWARRTARGTHGAGVEPGGEAKEIILNSMHRYQPRFHVVFVDPRKDSERYAQENFKSFIFTETQFTAVTAYQNHRITQLKIASNPFAKGFRESDPDSWPVAPQPLLSVPARSHSSLSPCLLKGATERKKDPNKASASTSRTPARLHHQLLPPSEALLAPATYRPVTYQSLYSGASNHLGIPRTRPAPYPLPNIRADSDQGGLPLPAGLGLLSPTVVCLGPGQDSQ
- the NUDT8 gene encoding mitochondrial coenzyme A diphosphatase NUDT8 isoform X1 is translated as MLPDCLSAEGELRCRRLLAGATARLRARPASAAVLVPLCSVRGVPALLYTLRSSRLTGRHKGDVSFPGGKCDPADQDVVHTALRETQEELGLAVPEEHVWGLLRPVYDPQKATVVPVLAGVGPLDPQSLRPNSEEVDEVFALPLAHLLQTQNQGYTHFCQRGHFRYTLPVFLHGPHRVWGLTAVITEFALQLLAPGTYQPRLAGLSWPGAEGLAHPQQPLVSPCQASSTSGLNKGL
- the NUDT8 gene encoding mitochondrial coenzyme A diphosphatase NUDT8 isoform X2: MLPDCLSAEGELRCRRLLAGATARLRARPASAAVLVPLCSVRGVPALLYTLRSSRLTGRHKGDVSFPGGKCDPADQDVVHTALRETQEELGLAVPEEHVWGLLRPVYDPVDEVFALPLAHLLQTQNQGYTHFCQRGHFRYTLPVFLHGPHRVWGLTAVITEFALQLLAPGTYQPRLAGLSWPGAEGLAHPQQPLVSPCQASSTSGLNKGL